One stretch of Saccharopolyspora erythraea DNA includes these proteins:
- the epsC gene encoding serine O-acetyltransferase EpsC has protein sequence MTLRNSNRWAPDVRRACATLREDLDTVLAKDPAVTSRAEALMYPHLLALWAHRAAHLLYRRARYGPARLISLLARSATGIDIHPGARIGPRLFIDHGEGVVIGETATIGADVVLYHQVTLGAVGWRRDRMRAPGEQRHPTVGDGVTIGAKASVLGPVEVGECAVIGAHALVLRDVAAKERVRGGAVVGRHAAAATDAGTIG, from the coding sequence ATGACACTGCGGAACTCCAACCGGTGGGCACCCGACGTGCGGCGCGCGTGCGCGACGCTGCGCGAGGACCTCGACACCGTGCTGGCGAAGGACCCGGCGGTCACCAGCCGCGCGGAAGCCCTGATGTACCCGCACCTGCTCGCGCTGTGGGCGCACCGCGCGGCCCACCTCCTCTACCGGCGCGCCCGCTACGGCCCGGCGCGGCTGATCTCGCTGCTCGCCCGCTCCGCCACCGGCATCGACATCCACCCCGGAGCGCGGATCGGCCCGCGCCTGTTCATCGACCATGGCGAAGGGGTGGTGATCGGCGAGACCGCGACCATCGGGGCGGATGTGGTGCTCTACCACCAGGTCACGCTCGGCGCCGTCGGCTGGCGGCGGGACCGGATGCGGGCGCCGGGGGAGCAGCGGCACCCGACCGTCGGCGACGGCGTCACCATCGGAGCCAAGGCCAGCGTCCTGGGGCCGGTCGAGGTCGGCGAGTGCGCGGTCATCGGGGCGCACGCACTGGTCCTGCGCGACGTCGCGGCCAAGGAACGGGTGCGCGGCGGGGCGGTGGTGGGCAGGCACGCGGCCGCCGCCACCGACGCCGGCACCATCGGCTGA